In Wolinella succinogenes DSM 1740, a single genomic region encodes these proteins:
- a CDS encoding sodium:solute symporter family protein yields the protein MELQTTIWFVVGASFALYFAIAIWSKAGSASEFYVAGKGIHPIANGMATAADWMSAASFISMAGLIAFMGYGGSAYLMGWTGGYVLLALLLAPYLRKFGKFTVPDFIGDRFYSPAARIVAVISLLVISLTYIVGQMTGVAVAFSRFLELDLFWGMVVGMTVVFSYTVLGGMKGITYTQIAQYVVLIFAYTVPAIFISLQLTGWFFPQIGLGATLSDGSGTYMLTKLNELVVDLGFAEYTTNASFGTLNIFLLTMALMIGTAGLPHVIVRFFTVPRVKDARRSAGWALIFIAILYTTAPAVGAMAMYNLVKTVHTGKEIKENQTLEHESRPQWMKNWESTGLLKFNDKNGDGKIQFYNDKNKAFTPTAEGYGWKGNELTVNNDIMVLANPEIAKLPNWVIALVAAGGIAAALSTAAGLLLVISSSISHDLLKGIIAKNISEKNELLAGRIAMSFAILLAGYLGLNPPGFAAQTVALAFGLAASSLFPVLMMGIFYKKMNKQGAIAGMLAGLLITILYIFVYKGFFFIPGTNLLPDTPQGWIFGISPQGFGTIGALINVAVAMLVAKITPEPSKEIQELVERVRIPR from the coding sequence ATGGAACTACAAACAACGATATGGTTCGTGGTCGGAGCCTCTTTTGCCCTCTATTTCGCTATTGCGATATGGTCTAAGGCAGGGAGCGCGAGTGAGTTTTATGTAGCGGGCAAGGGAATCCACCCTATCGCCAACGGGATGGCCACGGCTGCAGATTGGATGAGCGCAGCCTCCTTCATCTCTATGGCGGGTCTGATTGCCTTCATGGGCTATGGCGGATCGGCCTATCTTATGGGCTGGACGGGCGGATATGTCCTTCTAGCGCTTCTTTTGGCGCCCTATTTGAGGAAGTTTGGCAAATTCACCGTTCCTGATTTTATCGGGGATCGATTCTACTCTCCCGCTGCAAGAATTGTCGCAGTCATCTCTCTTTTGGTGATCTCGCTCACCTATATTGTCGGACAGATGACAGGCGTGGCGGTGGCCTTCTCTCGATTCCTAGAACTTGACCTCTTTTGGGGAATGGTCGTGGGAATGACGGTGGTCTTTAGCTACACCGTTCTAGGCGGCATGAAGGGGATCACCTACACCCAAATTGCCCAATATGTGGTGCTCATCTTCGCCTACACCGTTCCAGCCATCTTCATCTCCTTACAGCTCACGGGCTGGTTTTTTCCTCAGATTGGCTTGGGGGCGACTTTGAGTGATGGCAGTGGAACCTATATGCTAACCAAGCTTAACGAGCTTGTGGTTGATCTAGGGTTCGCCGAATACACCACCAATGCTAGCTTTGGAACCCTAAACATCTTTTTGCTCACCATGGCACTCATGATAGGCACCGCGGGATTGCCCCATGTCATCGTGCGATTCTTCACTGTGCCAAGAGTCAAAGACGCTAGACGATCCGCAGGCTGGGCGCTCATCTTTATCGCGATTCTCTACACCACCGCCCCCGCCGTTGGAGCGATGGCGATGTATAACCTAGTCAAGACCGTCCACACAGGAAAAGAGATCAAAGAGAATCAGACGCTCGAACACGAGAGCCGCCCTCAGTGGATGAAAAACTGGGAGAGCACGGGGCTTTTAAAGTTTAACGACAAAAATGGCGATGGAAAGATTCAATTTTATAATGACAAAAACAAAGCCTTCACCCCCACAGCCGAGGGTTATGGATGGAAAGGAAATGAGCTCACCGTCAATAACGATATCATGGTTTTGGCCAATCCTGAGATCGCCAAGCTCCCTAATTGGGTGATTGCCCTTGTCGCTGCTGGAGGCATCGCTGCGGCTCTCTCCACCGCCGCAGGACTTCTTTTGGTGATCTCCTCTTCCATCTCCCATGATCTCCTTAAGGGAATCATCGCGAAAAATATCAGCGAGAAAAACGAGCTTCTTGCGGGTCGAATCGCGATGAGCTTTGCCATCTTGCTAGCGGGCTACTTGGGATTAAATCCTCCGGGATTTGCCGCCCAGACGGTCGCACTTGCCTTTGGCTTGGCCGCATCTAGCCTCTTTCCTGTGCTTATGATGGGAATCTTCTACAAAAAGATGAACAAACAAGGAGCGATCGCTGGAATGCTCGCAGGATTGCTCATCACCATTTTATATATCTTTGTCTATAAAGGTTTCTTCTTTATTCCCGGAACCAACCTTTTGCCCGACACTCCCCAAGGGTGGATCTTTGGAATCTCCCCCCAAGGGTTTGGAACCATCGGGGCTCTCATCAATGTCGCTGTGGCCATGTTGGTTGCCAAAATCACCCCTGAACCCTCCAAAGAGATTCAAGAGCTCGTGGAGAGAGTCAGAATCCCCCGCTAA
- the purS gene encoding phosphoribosylformylglycinamidine synthase subunit PurS, which translates to MTAKITVSLKPGVLDPQAKAIGHALEVLGFEGIQETVVGKIITLKLAESDAIKAKESVTQMCETLLANTVIENYQIELLP; encoded by the coding sequence ATGACTGCCAAAATCACCGTTTCGCTCAAACCCGGAGTCCTCGACCCCCAAGCCAAAGCCATCGGCCACGCCCTTGAGGTGCTTGGCTTTGAGGGTATTCAAGAGACCGTTGTAGGCAAAATCATCACCCTCAAACTCGCTGAGAGTGACGCGATTAAAGCCAAAGAGTCGGTCACGCAAATGTGCGAGACACTCCTAGCCAACACCGTCATTGAAAACTACCAAATCGAGCTTCTTCCATGA
- the coaD gene encoding pantetheine-phosphate adenylyltransferase: MHKTAIYPGTFDPLTNGHMDIIRRASMIFDTLIVAVAKSATKEPMFPLSEREEMLRLATRECPSVRVESFDTLLADFAQERGACILVRGLRAVSDFEYELQMGYANASLNPALETIYLMPSLQNAFISSSVIRSILLHKGKISHLVPPVVCEYIQKRRSCM, encoded by the coding sequence ATGCACAAAACCGCAATTTATCCCGGCACATTCGACCCTCTCACTAATGGACACATGGATATTATCCGCCGAGCGAGCATGATTTTTGATACGCTTATTGTGGCCGTGGCCAAGTCTGCCACGAAAGAGCCGATGTTCCCCTTGAGTGAGCGTGAAGAGATGCTGAGGCTTGCAACCAGGGAGTGCCCTAGTGTGCGCGTGGAATCGTTTGACACGCTACTGGCTGATTTTGCCCAAGAGCGTGGAGCGTGCATCCTTGTGCGGGGACTTAGAGCGGTGAGCGACTTTGAGTATGAGCTTCAGATGGGATACGCCAACGCCTCGCTCAATCCAGCCCTAGAGACGATCTATCTCATGCCAAGCCTCCAAAATGCCTTCATCAGCTCCTCGGTGATTCGCTCCATTCTTCTCCATAAAGGGAAAATCTCCCATCTGGTGCCCCCTGTGGTGTGTGAATATATTCAAAAGAGGCGCTCATGTATGTAG
- a CDS encoding DUF4212 domain-containing protein — translation MEPSEKMKAYWQANIRLLITCLVIWFVVSFGFGILLVDLLNHLHLGGYPLGFWFAQQGSIYAFIAIIFFYTWKMNRIDIEFDVHER, via the coding sequence ATGGAGCCAAGTGAGAAAATGAAAGCCTATTGGCAAGCCAACATCAGACTCCTTATCACTTGCCTTGTGATTTGGTTTGTTGTCTCTTTTGGCTTTGGGATTTTACTGGTCGATCTTTTAAACCATCTCCATTTAGGGGGATATCCGCTTGGATTCTGGTTTGCCCAACAAGGCTCGATCTACGCCTTTATTGCCATCATCTTCTTTTACACATGGAAGATGAATCGAATCGACATTGAATTTGATGTTCACGAAAGATAG
- a CDS encoding ATP-dependent Clp protease ATP-binding subunit — protein MNAFEKMTHQLRETLEQALSLALHAKNPEVDLPHMAWALLINSTSILNQALNKMGVDKSALELEAKSLVDRLPQSSSLTKENIKISKRLADSLTQAEALGVKGGDKFIAVDTWLLANLKEEPLKSLFSKYLDVNELKKNLESIRGGAKIESATDDENLESLAKYGIDLTQKALENKLDPVIGRDEEISRMMQILIRKTKNNPILLGEPGVGKTAVVEGLAQRIIAKEVPLSLQNKRVVALDMSALIAGAKYRGEFEDRLKKVVEEVKKAGNVILFIDEIHTIVGAGASEGSMDAANILKPALARGELHTIGATTLKEYRKYFEKDAALQRRFQPIFLNEPTINEALQILRGIKERLEAHHNVTIYDSALVAAAKLSSRYITDRYLPDKAIDLIDEAAAELKMQIESEPTELSLIKRQIQRLEVEKEALLMEKESTHSEARIKEIQAELENAKERQRTLLAQFENEKAVFNEIASIKAKADELRRESELAKRSGDYNKAAEIDYGKIPELENREKELNTQWNRMQESGTLLKNAVSEESIAGIVSRWTQIPVKKMLQGEKEKVLGVEEELRKDVVGQDEALHAIARAIKRNKAGLSENNRPIGSFLFLGPTGVGKTQSAKTLAKFLFDSDKNLVRIDMSEYMEKHAASRLVGAPPGYVGYEEGGQLTEAIRRKPYSVVLFDEIEKAHPDVFNILLQVLDDGRLTDNKGVTVDFRNTIIILTSNIASDKIMENSDKERRESAVKAELKRYFKPEFLNRLDDIIIFNPLGLAQIVEIVEIMFEGIREKLKERQITLELTQSAKEQIAEVGFDPVYGARPLKRALYEEVEDRLAELILEDKISEGSHVVFDAQGGKIIARI, from the coding sequence ATGAATGCGTTTGAAAAAATGACTCATCAACTCCGAGAGACCTTAGAGCAGGCGCTCTCGCTCGCTCTGCACGCTAAAAATCCTGAGGTGGACTTGCCCCATATGGCGTGGGCATTGCTCATCAACTCCACCTCGATTCTTAATCAGGCCCTCAACAAGATGGGAGTGGACAAAAGCGCCCTAGAGCTGGAGGCTAAATCGCTAGTGGATCGACTCCCTCAGAGCTCTTCGCTCACCAAGGAGAACATCAAAATTTCCAAGCGGCTCGCCGATTCTTTGACTCAAGCCGAGGCGCTTGGAGTGAAGGGGGGCGATAAGTTTATTGCGGTGGACACTTGGCTTTTGGCTAACCTCAAAGAAGAGCCGCTTAAATCACTATTCTCCAAATATTTGGATGTGAATGAGCTCAAAAAGAATCTAGAATCGATTCGCGGAGGAGCCAAAATTGAGAGCGCAACGGATGATGAGAATCTAGAGAGCCTCGCAAAGTATGGAATCGACCTCACCCAAAAAGCACTAGAAAACAAGCTTGATCCCGTGATTGGGCGAGATGAAGAGATTTCGCGCATGATGCAAATCCTCATCCGAAAGACCAAAAACAATCCCATTCTCCTAGGAGAGCCAGGCGTTGGAAAGACCGCCGTGGTGGAAGGATTGGCGCAGAGAATCATAGCCAAAGAGGTTCCCCTCTCTCTTCAAAACAAGCGCGTCGTGGCTTTGGATATGAGTGCGCTCATCGCGGGAGCGAAGTATCGTGGCGAATTTGAGGATCGACTCAAAAAAGTGGTGGAAGAGGTCAAAAAGGCGGGAAATGTGATTCTCTTTATTGATGAGATTCACACCATCGTGGGAGCGGGAGCGAGCGAAGGGAGTATGGACGCGGCCAACATTTTAAAGCCTGCCCTAGCTAGAGGCGAGCTTCACACCATCGGGGCGACAACGCTCAAGGAGTATCGCAAATATTTTGAGAAGGATGCCGCACTCCAGCGCCGATTCCAGCCTATTTTTTTAAATGAGCCAACCATCAACGAGGCGCTTCAGATTTTGCGCGGAATCAAAGAGCGCCTTGAGGCTCACCATAATGTCACCATCTATGATAGCGCTCTTGTGGCCGCCGCCAAGCTCTCTAGCCGATACATCACCGATCGCTATCTTCCCGATAAAGCGATTGACCTCATTGATGAAGCCGCGGCGGAGCTGAAGATGCAAATCGAATCAGAGCCCACGGAGCTTAGCCTCATCAAGCGCCAAATCCAGCGCCTTGAGGTGGAGAAAGAGGCGCTTCTCATGGAGAAAGAGAGCACCCATAGCGAGGCAAGAATCAAGGAGATTCAAGCCGAGTTGGAGAATGCTAAAGAGCGTCAGCGCACGCTGTTGGCTCAATTTGAAAACGAAAAAGCGGTTTTTAACGAGATCGCTTCCATCAAGGCGAAAGCCGATGAGCTAAGGCGAGAATCAGAGCTTGCCAAGCGCTCAGGGGACTACAACAAAGCCGCCGAGATTGATTATGGCAAAATCCCTGAATTGGAGAATCGAGAAAAAGAGCTCAACACCCAATGGAATCGAATGCAAGAGAGCGGAACCCTGCTCAAAAATGCCGTAAGCGAAGAGAGTATCGCAGGGATTGTGAGTCGATGGACACAAATTCCTGTGAAAAAGATGCTCCAAGGCGAGAAAGAGAAGGTCTTGGGCGTGGAAGAGGAGCTTCGCAAGGATGTTGTAGGGCAGGACGAGGCACTCCATGCGATTGCTAGGGCGATCAAGCGCAACAAAGCGGGGCTATCTGAGAATAACCGACCCATCGGGAGCTTTCTCTTTCTAGGTCCCACGGGCGTGGGCAAGACGCAGAGTGCGAAAACCTTGGCCAAATTCCTCTTTGATTCGGATAAGAATCTGGTGAGAATCGATATGAGTGAGTATATGGAGAAGCACGCCGCAAGCCGACTTGTTGGAGCACCGCCTGGATATGTGGGTTATGAAGAGGGCGGGCAGCTCACCGAGGCGATTCGCCGTAAGCCCTATAGCGTGGTGCTCTTTGATGAGATCGAAAAAGCACATCCCGATGTCTTTAATATTCTTCTTCAGGTGCTTGATGATGGGCGCTTGACAGACAACAAAGGGGTGACGGTCGATTTTAGGAACACCATTATCATCCTCACCTCCAATATCGCTAGCGATAAGATCATGGAAAATAGCGACAAAGAGAGGCGTGAAAGCGCGGTGAAGGCAGAGCTCAAGCGCTACTTTAAGCCAGAGTTTCTCAATCGCCTTGATGATATTATCATCTTCAATCCTTTAGGGCTGGCGCAGATTGTTGAGATTGTAGAGATCATGTTTGAAGGAATCAGAGAGAAACTCAAAGAGCGACAGATCACGCTAGAGCTCACCCAAAGTGCTAAAGAGCAGATTGCCGAAGTCGGCTTTGATCCTGTTTATGGGGCTAGACCCCTAAAGCGAGCGCTCTATGAGGAGGTGGAGGATCGGCTTGCGGAGCTGATTTTAGAGGATAAAATCTCTGAGGGAAGCCATGTGGTTTTTGATGCGCAAGGGGGCAAAATCATAGCGCGCATTTGA
- the purQ gene encoding phosphoribosylformylglycinamidine synthase subunit PurQ has product MSIAVLRFPGTNCEFDMLHSFKLLGVESHLVWHQEKELPKGTHLVVIPGGFSYGDYLRSGAIARFSPIMQAVIRYAKEGGKVLGICNGFQILVESGLLPGALRRNENLHFVSKFQKLAVVSNNNPFLREYAVSETLNIPIAHADGNYFIDAKGLEELKENDQILLTYQGENPNGSIESIAGVCNKEKSVFGLMPHPERAMEPLLGSVDGARMLRGLAC; this is encoded by the coding sequence ATGAGCATCGCCGTTCTTCGATTCCCTGGAACCAACTGCGAATTTGATATGCTTCACAGCTTCAAGCTCCTTGGCGTGGAATCTCACCTAGTCTGGCACCAAGAAAAGGAGCTCCCCAAAGGGACGCACCTCGTGGTGATTCCTGGTGGCTTTAGCTATGGGGATTACCTAAGAAGCGGGGCAATCGCTCGATTCTCTCCCATCATGCAAGCCGTCATTCGCTACGCCAAAGAGGGAGGCAAGGTGCTTGGAATCTGCAATGGCTTCCAAATTCTTGTGGAATCAGGTCTCTTGCCCGGCGCTCTTAGACGAAATGAAAATCTTCACTTTGTCTCCAAATTCCAAAAACTTGCCGTAGTCTCGAACAACAACCCCTTCCTTCGAGAATACGCAGTGAGTGAGACGCTCAATATCCCTATCGCGCACGCCGATGGAAATTACTTTATTGATGCGAAGGGATTAGAAGAGCTCAAAGAGAATGATCAGATTCTCCTCACCTACCAAGGCGAAAACCCCAATGGCTCCATCGAATCCATTGCAGGAGTTTGCAACAAAGAGAAAAGCGTCTTTGGACTCATGCCTCATCCTGAGCGCGCCATGGAGCCCCTCCTTGGAAGCGTGGATGGAGCTAGGATGCTTCGAGGCTTGGCTTGCTAA
- a CDS encoding UbiX family flavin prenyltransferase has product MKKLTVALSGASGIELGWKLIEAIPKEIELFVVATEGAFVVAQREGVRRDFRALEDSDIGACIASGSFGCDAMAIVPCSLNTLAKIAHGIADNLTTRAASVMLKEQKRLLLAPREMPFGAIMLENMLKLSRLGVMISPPVAGYYAGIETLEMMEDFWVGKWLDGLGIAHELYQRWK; this is encoded by the coding sequence ATGAAAAAGCTTACGGTTGCCCTAAGCGGTGCAAGTGGAATCGAGCTGGGCTGGAAGCTCATCGAGGCCATCCCTAAAGAGATTGAGCTCTTTGTGGTGGCCACAGAGGGGGCTTTTGTAGTGGCCCAAAGAGAAGGGGTGAGGCGCGACTTTAGGGCGCTAGAGGATAGCGACATTGGGGCGTGTATTGCCTCAGGTTCCTTTGGATGCGATGCGATGGCGATTGTGCCTTGTAGTCTGAACACACTCGCCAAGATTGCCCATGGAATCGCCGACAATCTCACTACAAGAGCGGCAAGCGTGATGCTCAAAGAGCAAAAGCGCCTGCTCCTTGCCCCCAGAGAGATGCCCTTTGGCGCGATCATGCTGGAAAATATGCTCAAGCTCTCGCGCCTTGGCGTGATGATCTCTCCGCCTGTGGCAGGCTATTATGCAGGGATTGAGACGCTAGAGATGATGGAAGATTTTTGGGTGGGCAAGTGGCTTGATGGCCTAGGAATCGCCCACGAACTCTACCAAAGGTGGAAATAA
- a CDS encoding S41 family peptidase, with translation MSKTKYALTGFGATVLSLSLLFSSSFAQSPSESQSRLEAYNKLRKVIGTVENYYVDEVTINEIINKAIDGLLSNLDAHSSYLNEKKYEELKVQTDGEFGGVGITISMKDGALTIISPIEDTPGDKAGLKSGDIILKIDDKSTLNMTIDDAINLMRGKPKTKVKLTIVRKNEPKPFVVDIIRDVIKVESVYAKRIENSEMLYVRVTSFDKKVGKRVAEELKKASWAKGVVLDLRNNPGGLLNQAVELTDLFINEGVIVSQKGRISSEDAEFKASKNSPFAQIPLAVLINNGSASASEIVAGALQDHKRAILVGENTFGKGSVQVVLPLDKNEGLRLTIARYYLPSGRTIQALGITPDLIVHPGVAPREKKDDFSIKESELKQHLENELEKIGDKKEVKKEVKSDEDNKSVISEENLWNDIQLKSAMDALKTWSIINPAKK, from the coding sequence ATGAGCAAGACTAAATACGCATTGACCGGATTTGGCGCCACCGTTTTATCCCTCTCCCTTCTCTTCTCTTCTAGCTTCGCCCAAAGCCCCAGCGAGAGCCAATCGAGGCTTGAGGCTTACAACAAGCTCCGCAAGGTGATTGGAACCGTTGAAAACTATTATGTCGATGAGGTGACCATCAATGAGATCATCAACAAGGCAATCGATGGCCTTCTCTCCAATCTAGACGCTCACTCCTCCTATCTAAACGAGAAGAAATATGAGGAGCTCAAAGTCCAGACCGATGGAGAATTTGGCGGTGTTGGAATCACTATTAGCATGAAGGATGGGGCGCTCACCATCATCTCCCCCATCGAGGACACGCCAGGAGATAAGGCAGGTCTTAAAAGCGGGGATATTATCCTAAAGATTGACGACAAGAGCACCCTCAACATGACCATTGATGACGCCATCAATCTCATGCGGGGCAAACCCAAGACGAAGGTGAAGCTCACCATTGTGCGCAAAAATGAGCCCAAACCCTTTGTTGTGGATATCATCCGAGATGTGATCAAAGTGGAATCTGTCTATGCTAAGCGAATCGAGAATAGCGAAATGCTCTATGTTCGCGTCACCTCTTTTGACAAAAAAGTAGGCAAGCGAGTCGCCGAGGAGCTCAAGAAAGCCTCTTGGGCTAAGGGCGTGGTGCTTGACCTCAGAAACAACCCCGGCGGGCTTCTTAACCAAGCGGTTGAGCTCACCGACCTTTTCATCAACGAAGGGGTGATCGTCTCCCAAAAAGGTCGAATCTCTAGCGAAGACGCAGAGTTTAAGGCAAGCAAAAATAGCCCCTTTGCGCAGATTCCCCTAGCCGTGCTCATCAACAATGGAAGTGCAAGTGCAAGCGAGATTGTCGCGGGCGCCCTGCAAGATCATAAGCGAGCGATTCTAGTCGGCGAAAACACCTTTGGAAAAGGAAGCGTTCAGGTGGTGCTCCCCTTGGATAAAAACGAAGGGTTGCGGCTCACCATCGCTCGATACTACCTCCCCAGTGGACGCACGATCCAAGCCCTTGGAATCACCCCTGATCTCATCGTCCACCCAGGTGTCGCCCCTCGAGAGAAAAAGGATGATTTCAGTATCAAAGAATCAGAGCTCAAACAACACCTGGAGAATGAACTAGAAAAGATTGGCGACAAGAAAGAGGTCAAGAAAGAGGTCAAAAGCGATGAGGACAACAAAAGTGTCATCAGCGAAGAGAATCTCTGGAATGATATTCAGCTCAAAAGCGCCATGGATGCCCTCAAAACATGGAGCATCATCAATCCCGCCAAAAAATAA
- the flgA gene encoding flagellar basal body P-ring formation chaperone FlgA — protein sequence MFGIRMILLSLLALPLLGDSLKLESRYSFKQSTLYSHDFFPSVPTFPVLEISRDLSLYKVRSSEIVKEFEKHGIKVEAKTPIIEFVKSSSGNFSELEERVGELFVKEHSKNQILVRGVQVSPTTSVELGGWRLLEIDFDSKLLKRSTGTFSAYFSDAAGNKRKSFFRYEIDATLEAIFTKETLKGGDVLDSGSVEIKRIPFERITSEWMRKDQVGKVSVKSYTSPETLLTQDRIIPKIVVRRGDVIRVRIQEGAVSLEFSATAQQEGAVGSKIRVRNEKNKKSYDVKIIDPMTAIIE from the coding sequence ATGTTTGGAATACGAATGATACTCCTCTCTCTTCTTGCTCTTCCTCTCTTGGGTGATTCTTTAAAGCTTGAATCGCGCTACTCCTTCAAACAATCCACCCTCTACTCTCACGACTTCTTTCCTAGCGTGCCGACCTTTCCTGTGCTTGAAATTTCGCGTGATTTGAGTCTTTATAAAGTGCGAAGCAGTGAGATTGTCAAAGAGTTTGAAAAGCATGGAATCAAGGTCGAGGCCAAAACCCCCATTATTGAATTTGTGAAAAGCTCCAGTGGAAACTTTAGTGAGCTAGAAGAGCGCGTGGGAGAGCTTTTTGTCAAGGAACACTCCAAGAATCAGATTCTTGTGAGGGGCGTGCAGGTCTCCCCAACCACCTCCGTGGAGTTAGGGGGATGGCGGCTTTTAGAGATTGATTTTGATTCTAAGCTGCTCAAGCGCAGCACAGGAACTTTTAGCGCCTATTTTAGCGATGCGGCAGGGAATAAAAGAAAAAGCTTCTTTCGTTATGAAATTGATGCGACCCTAGAGGCCATTTTCACCAAAGAGACCCTTAAAGGAGGCGATGTTCTTGATAGCGGAAGCGTGGAGATCAAGCGCATTCCTTTTGAACGAATCACTTCAGAATGGATGCGCAAAGATCAAGTGGGAAAAGTTTCGGTAAAATCCTACACTTCTCCCGAGACACTTTTAACTCAAGATCGAATCATCCCCAAGATTGTGGTGCGAAGGGGCGATGTGATTCGCGTTCGCATCCAAGAGGGTGCGGTGAGTTTGGAGTTTTCTGCCACAGCTCAGCAAGAGGGCGCGGTGGGCAGTAAGATTCGGGTGCGGAATGAAAAAAATAAAAAGAGTTATGACGTGAAGATTATCGACCCTATGACGGCCATCATTGAATGA
- a CDS encoding lysophospholipid acyltransferase family protein produces MKKIRGLLAFAFILLVIPFMIALLYLRPAKGRAIRQACAKLFVRFLGLRVDLVGELDPSAKMIMLNHQSFLDVIFMEAIHPKDLCWIAKKELGKTPLYGHALKAPRMILINREDKKGLLFLLKETKERLEKNRVLAIFPEGTRSKGGERFLPFKSGAKVLAEKFHLPIQPIVVVGTRSIFDLAKLSVGGGKARFIALPTRSPLSSPSWYEEMREEMQQRYKEELLSLSI; encoded by the coding sequence TTGAAAAAAATTAGAGGGTTGCTCGCATTTGCCTTCATCCTTTTGGTGATTCCCTTTATGATTGCTCTCCTCTACCTCCGTCCCGCCAAGGGGCGCGCCATACGTCAAGCTTGCGCCAAGCTCTTTGTCCGATTCCTTGGGCTTAGGGTGGATCTCGTAGGAGAGCTTGACCCAAGCGCTAAAATGATCATGCTCAACCACCAAAGCTTCCTTGATGTGATTTTCATGGAGGCGATTCACCCCAAAGACCTCTGTTGGATCGCCAAAAAAGAGCTTGGGAAAACCCCGCTTTATGGTCATGCCCTCAAAGCCCCGCGGATGATTCTCATCAATAGAGAGGACAAAAAGGGACTACTTTTTCTTCTCAAAGAGACTAAAGAGCGCCTAGAGAAGAATCGAGTCCTTGCGATCTTCCCCGAGGGGACAAGAAGCAAAGGGGGCGAGCGTTTTTTACCTTTTAAAAGTGGTGCTAAGGTGCTCGCTGAAAAGTTCCATCTTCCCATCCAGCCCATCGTGGTGGTGGGAACGCGCTCTATCTTTGACCTAGCCAAGCTTAGTGTGGGAGGTGGCAAGGCACGCTTTATCGCTCTGCCCACTAGATCACCCCTCTCCTCCCCTTCATGGTATGAGGAGATGAGAGAGGAGATGCAACAACGCTACAAAGAGGAGCTTCTCTCGCTCTCTATTTGA
- the purC gene encoding phosphoribosylaminoimidazolesuccinocarboxamide synthase, with the protein MEKASMIYEGKGKKLYNTSHPDQVVAEFKDDLTAFNAEKKGNEAGKGALNCQISTEIFKLLEAEGIKTHFIKQLDEKNMLCKRVSIIPIEVVTRNIATGSLSKRLGIKEGSVLPFSLVEFYYKDDALGDPIMNDEHAILLKCVNSQEELEFLKETAREINEILRSFFDSKGLNLVDFKLEFGKDIEGNILLADEISPDSCRFWDKKTNEKLDKDRFRQDLGNVKMAYEEVLRRILN; encoded by the coding sequence ATGGAAAAAGCGTCAATGATTTACGAAGGAAAAGGCAAGAAACTCTACAATACCTCTCACCCTGATCAGGTGGTCGCTGAGTTCAAAGATGACCTCACCGCCTTTAACGCCGAGAAAAAAGGAAACGAAGCAGGAAAGGGGGCACTCAACTGCCAAATTAGCACCGAGATCTTCAAGCTGCTAGAGGCTGAGGGAATCAAAACACATTTCATCAAACAGCTTGATGAAAAAAATATGCTATGCAAGCGTGTCAGCATCATCCCTATTGAGGTGGTGACTCGAAATATTGCTACGGGCTCTCTCAGTAAACGCCTTGGAATCAAAGAAGGAAGCGTCCTCCCTTTTAGCCTCGTGGAGTTCTACTATAAAGATGACGCCCTTGGTGACCCTATCATGAACGATGAACACGCAATTTTGCTCAAGTGCGTCAACAGCCAAGAGGAGCTTGAATTCCTCAAAGAGACCGCTAGAGAGATCAACGAGATTCTTCGCTCCTTTTTTGATAGCAAGGGACTTAACCTCGTCGATTTCAAACTCGAATTTGGAAAAGATATCGAAGGCAACATCTTGCTAGCCGATGAGATCAGCCCTGATAGCTGCCGATTTTGGGACAAAAAGACCAATGAAAAGCTAGATAAAGACCGCTTCAGGCAAGATCTTGGAAATGTCAAGATGGCGTATGAAGAAGTCCTAAGACGAATCCTAAACTAA